The following proteins are encoded in a genomic region of Arachis stenosperma cultivar V10309 chromosome 4, arast.V10309.gnm1.PFL2, whole genome shotgun sequence:
- the LOC130974955 gene encoding glycine-rich protein DOT1-like has protein sequence MSRKEESQYGTWCVYEQGIGQREGSGDVAAPGEARWCGGGTGLHGGGVPVVVGTSRGGGSGGGGKKKREREEREGRKKGVASWLGLGGRGWCGGGRDGLGGLVGARWLGERECGRGVEGFRVWGRDG, from the coding sequence ATGAGTCGCAAGGAGGAATCACAGTATGGAACCTGGTGCGTGTACGAACAAGGGATAGGGCAGAGAGAAGGTAGTGGTGATGTGGCGGCACCGGGGGAAGCACGGTGGTGTGGCGGTGGTACTGGGCTACACGGCGGTGGGGTTCCGGTCGTGGTGGGGACTAGCCGCGGAGGGGGCAGCGGTGgtggagggaagaagaaaagagagagagaagaaagagaggGAAGGAAGAAGGGGGTGGCGTCGTGGTTAGGGCTGGGTGGGCGAGGGTGGTGCGGCGGTGGTCGCGATGGTCTGGGCGGTTTGGTCGGAGCTAGGTGGTTGGGTGAGAGAGAGTGTGGCAGAGGAGTGGAGGGTTTTCGGGTTTGGGGACGCGACGGGTAG